A region of Myxococcus stipitatus DSM 14675 DNA encodes the following proteins:
- a CDS encoding S41 family peptidase: MALSAAHAQARFFGTGPGTTAADLVLASALEGRSVDWDVATRHYADTLDGVCALDVSPQELRAARVLTVGGIAFIRPGTGALQLPGHVRAAVIDLRELPEAPGLEEALARAIGAVSNAPITRLSERVRHHTGLTDETAPIDEYSNYINFVDLRAREPLVATGQAELPVALLTGPRLAPAAARFAVDLRMARRAWLVGASVHAEVAESRWMPVKSKGVLVRTSRLEDAWGAVPDVIPADLPLTHFGPVAGHSEAIPSARALQSVAGLGMPAPVDRTAPVVRNAPLTRNPLEVMPPSEASSGIARAGLVIVHGATRLFFPYFATVGDGIDGRLLETLASVDAVPVTEREQTLRLLLRFTEVLHDGHGFAFAPGTPPPAGYFAALLEEVAEEPVIRRSAMAEVHPGDTVTSVDGWPMSEWLAREKALSSAATPGFKYDVAIRRLLRMNGPTTFGLRDVEGVTRFVQVQPQPQMLLGPPSLRGAGSLEDLGAPELHFINLSSYLLKTPAAFRAALTAAQGARGLVVDVRAGPGINTYEVAMRLIQESFSAPLFRFPVWRGADERGVHEEEFPLDPLSGPSYAGPIVLLVSPRSVSSAENLSMMLTGTRRVTVVGRRSAGTNGSVTKMLLPGSMNVWFTGMEVLYPDRTRFHGVGIVPDIEVSPTASDLATGRDPELLRAIEFLRTGQ, from the coding sequence GTGGCGTTGTCCGCCGCGCATGCGCAGGCGCGCTTCTTCGGCACGGGGCCCGGCACCACCGCCGCGGACCTGGTCCTGGCCAGCGCGCTGGAGGGGCGCTCGGTGGACTGGGACGTCGCCACGCGTCACTACGCCGACACGCTGGACGGAGTCTGTGCCCTGGATGTGTCGCCGCAGGAGCTGCGCGCCGCGCGCGTCCTCACGGTGGGAGGTATCGCCTTCATCCGTCCGGGCACGGGCGCCCTCCAACTACCAGGGCATGTCCGCGCGGCGGTCATCGACTTGCGAGAGCTGCCGGAGGCTCCTGGTCTCGAGGAGGCGCTGGCCCGAGCCATCGGAGCGGTGAGCAACGCGCCCATCACGAGGCTCTCCGAGCGCGTCCGACATCACACGGGGCTGACGGACGAAACGGCGCCCATTGACGAGTACAGCAACTACATCAACTTCGTGGACCTGCGCGCCCGTGAGCCGCTCGTCGCGACGGGACAGGCGGAGCTTCCCGTCGCGCTGCTCACTGGTCCCAGGCTGGCCCCCGCCGCCGCCCGTTTCGCCGTGGACCTGCGGATGGCGCGGCGCGCGTGGCTCGTGGGGGCTTCCGTCCATGCGGAGGTCGCGGAGTCGAGGTGGATGCCCGTGAAGTCGAAGGGGGTGCTCGTGCGCACCTCGAGGCTGGAGGATGCGTGGGGCGCGGTCCCGGACGTGATTCCGGCCGACCTGCCGCTCACGCACTTCGGACCTGTCGCGGGCCACTCCGAAGCGATTCCCTCCGCGCGAGCGCTTCAGTCGGTCGCTGGCCTCGGCATGCCCGCGCCGGTGGACCGGACGGCGCCCGTCGTGCGCAACGCCCCTCTCACGAGAAACCCTCTCGAGGTCATGCCGCCGAGTGAGGCCTCCTCGGGGATTGCTCGCGCGGGCCTGGTCATCGTCCACGGTGCCACGCGGTTGTTCTTCCCCTACTTCGCCACGGTGGGGGATGGCATCGATGGGCGGTTGTTGGAGACGTTGGCGTCGGTGGACGCGGTGCCGGTCACCGAGCGCGAGCAGACGCTCCGGCTGCTCCTGCGCTTCACGGAGGTCCTCCATGATGGGCACGGCTTTGCCTTCGCGCCCGGGACGCCGCCACCCGCGGGCTACTTCGCTGCCTTGTTGGAGGAGGTGGCGGAAGAGCCGGTCATCCGCCGCTCGGCGATGGCGGAGGTCCATCCAGGGGACACGGTGACGAGCGTCGATGGATGGCCGATGTCCGAGTGGTTGGCCCGGGAGAAGGCACTCTCGTCCGCCGCGACGCCAGGCTTCAAGTACGACGTCGCCATCAGGCGGCTGCTGAGGATGAATGGCCCGACGACCTTCGGGCTGCGCGACGTGGAGGGCGTCACGCGCTTCGTGCAGGTCCAGCCCCAGCCTCAGATGCTGCTGGGACCTCCGTCGCTCAGGGGCGCGGGCAGCCTGGAGGACCTGGGGGCGCCGGAGCTGCACTTCATCAACCTGTCCAGCTATCTGCTCAAGACCCCCGCGGCGTTCCGTGCGGCGCTCACCGCCGCGCAAGGCGCCAGGGGGCTGGTGGTGGACGTGCGGGCCGGCCCGGGCATCAACACCTACGAGGTGGCCATGCGCCTCATCCAGGAGTCGTTCTCCGCGCCGCTCTTCCGGTTCCCGGTCTGGAGGGGGGCGGATGAGCGTGGAGTCCATGAGGAGGAGTTCCCGCTCGATCCGCTCTCGGGTCCCTCTTATGCAGGGCCCATCGTCCTCCTGGTGAGCCCGCGTTCGGTCTCCTCGGCGGAGAACCTCTCGATGATGCTGACCGGAACCCGGAGGGTGACGGTGGTGGGTCGCCGAAGCGCGGGGACGAACGGGAGCGTCACGAAGATGCTCCTGCCCGGGTCCATGAACGTGTGGTTCACGGGCATGGAGGTGCTCTACCCGGACCGCACACGGTTCCACGGGGTGGGCATCGTCCCGGACATCGAGGTCTCGCCCACGGCCTCGGATCTCGCCACCGGGAGGGACCCGGAGCTGCTCCGGGCCATCGAGTTCCTGCGCACCGGCCAGTGA